DNA sequence from the Candidatus Limnocylindrales bacterium genome:
CGAGCGCTTTCCGGTGCGTGTCGTAGATGCGCTCGAGCGGCCCGGCGATGCTCTCGTACTGCGCGGCCGACGGTGGGGCATTGGATTCGAGCAGCGACAGCGCCTGCTTTCCGAGCTGCTCCACGCTCTGCGCGTCGACAGGAACGGGAAGGAGGTGCAGGACGAGTGCGAGCAGGATCGCGCGCGCGCCGACCCGGCGCCCAAAGCGAGCGGCGCGGCGGGCGGACGGCAATTGGTGCGGTGCGTGCGCGGCGGGCTCCGGTCGCGTGCGCTGCGCGTGTCCGATGCGCGAACGATCCTGCATGGGACAGCTCATTTCAGGCGTCCCAGAAAGGCTGCCATCTCGACCTGCCAGCGCGAGCCGAAGGTCAGGATCATCACCTGGCGCAGCAGCGACTTCTCTTCGCCGAGGGCGACGATCTCGCCGTCGCCGGCCTTGGCGATCTGGCGGTAGGTGCCGGCGACCTCCTTATAGAAGTCGGGCATCGGCGAGGGCTTGTACGGCTCGCCCGGATGGAAGTGCGCCCACAGCTTGCGCGAGTACTCGTCGTGCAGGCGCGCGCTGACGTCGATCGCGCCGACCGCGCCGTTGCTCTTCTTGAACTCCGCAACGAGCGAGAGCAGCTCGGGCATCGACTCCGGATGCGGCGGCGAGCTGCCGATCAGGATGATGAAGCGCCGCGCCGTTTTGCGCCAAGTCAGGTCATCGAGCGCCGACTGGAATGCCTCCTTGACGGCCTCGTGATAGTCGCCGCCGCCGCCCGAATGAAGCTGGCTGACGAACTTCTGTACCTTGTCGGTGTGGAAGCTGAAGTCGACCCATTTGGTCGTGTATTCGTCCTTCTTGTCGCGGTAGGCGACCACGGCCACGCGGCTGGCGGGCACCATGCGTTGCAGCTCGCCGATGAACTGCTGCATCTCGCTCTTCACGTTGTCGAGCACCGACTCCATGCTGTCGGTCGTATCGACGAGGATGGCCAGATCGATGCCGACCTTGCGAAGGCCTCCGAGCACGTCGCCGAAGCCGCCGCCGGGACCCGGCGCGCCGCCGGCAAGACCGGAGCCGCCGATGGACAGCGGCACGTTCTCGAGCGTGCCGGGCGAGCTGCCGATGGTGGGCCCGATGCCGCCGATGCGCGGCATCTCCACCGACCGGACCGATGCGGCAGGCGCCGGCCCTGGGGTGGGCGAGCCGAACGAAGGGCCCGAAACCGAGCCTGCCGACCGCGTCGGCACGTGCTGCGGCCGAAGCTCACCGGCCAGGTCGCGCAAGGAAGGAAGGCCGGTCTCCAACTCCGATTCGGTGGTGTCGGGAGCGGGCTCGCGGATCTCGACGTTGATCCTCTGCACCTGCTGCACGACCGCCACACCGATGGTGCCGAGCACCAGCAGCAGGCCGACGTGAATGGCGGCCGACAGAAGGAACGCCGTGCCGGTGCGGGCGACCGGAAATGCGTCGGCCAGAGGATCCTCGATTGCCGGTTTGCCGGTGCGGCCGGTGCGGGCTTCGCGCTCGCCGTGCGGCGGCGACGCGGGGCCATCCTCCTGCGGCTGGCGCGGATCGGGATGCTGTGGGTCTTGCGGCGAGGCCACGTCGTTACTGGGCCGGTCGTCCCCGTTCGGCCGCGATGGCGACCTGCGTGGCGCCGGCGCGCTGCGCCGCAGCCAGGATGCGCACGGCATCGCCCAGCAGGACCTCGCGGTCGCCCTGCAGCACCACCGGCATGTCGCCGCGCGTGGCGATGAGGTCGCGCAGGGTGCCCTCGAGCGTCTCGAGCGTCACGAGCGTGTCGTTGACGTAGATCTCCGCCATCGGCGTCACCGTGACCGTGATCTCGCGCGGCGCCGCCTGGGTGTTGTCGACTTCGGGCAGCATCACCTTG
Encoded proteins:
- a CDS encoding vWA domain-containing protein, which codes for MASPQDPQHPDPRQPQEDGPASPPHGEREARTGRTGKPAIEDPLADAFPVARTGTAFLLSAAIHVGLLLVLGTIGVAVVQQVQRINVEIREPAPDTTESELETGLPSLRDLAGELRPQHVPTRSAGSVSGPSFGSPTPGPAPAASVRSVEMPRIGGIGPTIGSSPGTLENVPLSIGGSGLAGGAPGPGGGFGDVLGGLRKVGIDLAILVDTTDSMESVLDNVKSEMQQFIGELQRMVPASRVAVVAYRDKKDEYTTKWVDFSFHTDKVQKFVSQLHSGGGGDYHEAVKEAFQSALDDLTWRKTARRFIILIGSSPPHPESMPELLSLVAEFKKSNGAVGAIDVSARLHDEYSRKLWAHFHPGEPYKPSPMPDFYKEVAGTYRQIAKAGDGEIVALGEEKSLLRQVMILTFGSRWQVEMAAFLGRLK
- a CDS encoding biopolymer transporter ExbD → MAFSKLPGKGRGHVMAEINITPLTDIFLVLLIIFMVTSVAMVDTGAKVMLPEVDNTQAAPREITVTVTPMAEIYVNDTLVTLETLEGTLRDLIATRGDMPVVLQGDREVLLGDAVRILAAAQRAGATQVAIAAERGRPAQ